A section of the Labrus mixtus chromosome 15, fLabMix1.1, whole genome shotgun sequence genome encodes:
- the dnmt3bb.1 gene encoding DNA (cytosine-5)-methyltransferase 3B has protein sequence MIMFEKESGQKVDQSTATAMPSNKYSAAIIMEESKNMTATAPVNGDTPPAENLSENDSGVELTNENSPLTAAEPPSPFSPKQNGDAASPQDDNECTRESRKRSRKKSEEEEESTWDSYSEEKSSGASQLGLRQTPRPRTIFQAGLTPHTHTKPRRQNRKQEHSVSLCVAGPRAAVVPVAVPEAPPSLDLMEQDSKDSAQSISTSSSSEIQPEYNDNKGFGIGELVWGKIKGFSWWPGIVVTWRATGKRQASHGMRWLQWFGDGKFSEVSADKLDSITAFAKFFSQASYTKLASYRRAIFQALEMASIRAEKKFTPCESDNPDDQVKPMLDWANGGFLPKGEEGLKPTHTASSNPLDHQVLDVSLPEYFPSAKRPRVSLCKNKAAPEESYSREQMVNEVLKNKRSIEDFCLSCGKMMAATFHPLFEGGLCQTCKDVYLEMSYMYDDDGYQSYCTVCCGGREVLLCGNANCCRCFCVDCLDILVDPGASNNARYLDPWRCYMCQPQLQYGVLKQRHDWSLKLQEFFANDNGQEFETPKTYPAVPADQRRPIRVLSLFDGIATGYLVLRDLGFKVDQYVASEVCEDSISVGVVRHEGKIQYVHDVRDITKKNLLEWGPFDLVIGGSPCNDLSIVNPARKGLYEGTGRLFFEFYRLLSEAKPKEGENRPFFWMFENVVAMGVNDKRDISRFLECNPVMIDAIEVSAAHRARYFWGNLPGMNRPLCASGMDKLELQDCLEHGRVAKFGKVRTITTRSNSIKQGKDQHFPVLMNGKEDILWCTELERIFGFPVHYTDVSNMGRGARQKLLGRSWSVPVIRHLFAPLKDYFACE, from the exons GTTTGAAAAGGAGTCAGGACAGAAAGTGGATCAGTCGACCGCCACAGCGATGCCTTCCAACAAATACTCTGCTGCCATCATCATGGAGGAGAGCAAGAACATGACCGCCAct GCGCCGGTGAACGGAGACACGCCTCCAGCAGAGAACCTATCAGAGAACGACAGCGGCGTGGAGCTGACCAACGAGAACAGCCCTCTGACTGCTGCCGAACCGCCCTCGCCGTTCAGCCCGAAGCAGAACGGAGACGCCGCCTCACCTCAAG ATGATAACGAGTGCACGAGAGAaagcaggaagaggagcaggaagaagtcagaggaggaggaggaaagcaCCTGGGACTCCTACAGCGAG GAGAAATCTTCAGGAGCGTCTCAGCTGGGTTTGAGGCAGACTCCTCGACCCAGAACCATCTTCCAGGCCGGTCtgacgccacacacacacaccaaacctCGCAGACAGAACCGCAAACAGGAGCACAGCGTGTCactg tgtgttGCTGGTCCTCGGGCTGCCGTTGTACCCGTGGCGGTCCCTGAggcccccccctctctggatCTGATGGAACAAGACTCCAAAGACTCAGCGCAGAGCATCAGCACCTCGTCCAGCTCTGAAATCCAGCCCGAGTACAAT GACAATAAGGGTTTTGGTATCGGCGAGCTGGTGTGGGGGAAGATAAAGGGCTTCTCCTGGTGGCCGGGCATCGTGGTGACGTGGCGTGCTACGGGCAAACGGCAGGCCAGTCACGGCATGAGGTGGCTGCAGTGGTTCGGAGACGGCAAGTTCTCTgag gtttcAGCGGACAAACTGGACTCCATCACCGCCTTCGCCAAGTTCTTCAGTCAGGCCTCCTACACCAAGCTGGCCTCGTACCGCAGAGCCATCTTTCAGGCGCTGGAG ATGGCCAGCATCCGAGCGGAGAAGAAGTTCACTCCCTGTGAGTCGGACAATCCAGACGACCAGGTCAAACCCATGCTGGACTGGGCCAACGGGGGCTTCCTGCccaaaggagaggagggacTGAAACCGACACACACAGCCA GCAGTAACCCTCTGGACCACCAGGTCCTCGATGTCTCCCTGCCTGAGTATTTCCCCAGCGCCAAGCGGCCCAGAGTCAGTCTCTGTAAGAACAAGGCCGCCCCCGAGGAGTCCTACAGCAGAG aACAAATGGTGAATGAAGTCCTGAAGAATAAAAGAAGTATAGAAG atttctgtctctcttgtgGAAAGATGATGGCAGCAACCTTCCACCCGCTGTTTGAAGGAGGCCTGTGCCAAACGTGCAAg gacgTTTACCTGGAGATGTCCTACATGTACGATGACGACGGTTATCAGTCCTACTGCACCGTCTGCTGCGGAGGCCGAGAGGTTCTGCTCTGCGGCAACGCCAACTGctgcag GTGTTTTTGCGTGGACTGTCTGGACATCCTGGTCGACCCCGGAGCGTCCAACAACGCTCGCTACCTGGACCCGTGGAGGTGCTACATGTGCCAGCCGCAGCTGCAGTACGGCGTGCTGAAACAACGGCACGACTGGAGCCTCAAGCTGCAGGAGTTCTTCGCCAACGACAACGGACAGGAGTTT gagaCACCAAAGACGTACCCAGCAGTTCCTGCAGACCAGAGACGACCAATCAGAGTGCTCTCCTTGTTCGACGGCATAGCCACCG GATACCTGGTTCTGAGAGACCTGGGTTTCAAGGTGGACCAGTACGTGGCGTCGGAAGTGTGCGAGGACTCGATCTCGGTGGGCGTCGTCAGACATGAAGGAAAGATCCAGTACGTCCACGATGTCCGGGAcatcacaaagaaaaat CTGTTGGAGTGGGGTCCTTTTGACCTGGTGATCGGAGGAAGTCCGTGCAACGACCTGTCGATCGTCAACCCCGCGAGGAAAGGTCTCTATG AAGGTACAGGGAGGCTGTTCTTCGAGTTTTACCGCCTGCTGAGCGAAGCAAAGCCCAAAGAAGGAGAGAACCGGCCGTTCTTCTGGATGTTCGAGAACGTGGTCGCCATGGGCGTCAACGACAAGAGGGACATCTCGCGATTCCTGGAG TGTAACCCGGTGATGATCGACGCCATCGAGGTCTCGGCTGCTCACCGCGCCCGATACTTCTGGGGAAACCTACCGGGCATGAACAG GCCTCTCTGTGCCTCCGGGATGGACAAGCTGGAGCTGCAGGACTGTCTCGAGCACGGCAGAGTCGCAAAG TTTGGGAAGGTGCGTACCATCACGACCCGTTCCAACTCCATCAAACAAGGGAAGGATCAACACTTCCCCGTCCTGATGAACGGGAAGGAGGACATCCTGTGGTGCACGGAGCTGGAGAG gATTTTCGGCTTCCCTGTCCACTACACCGATGTGTCAAACATGGGTCGCGGCGCCAGGCAGAAGCTCCTGGGCCGGTCCTGGAGCGTCCCGGTCATCAGGCATCTGTTCGCCCCTCTGAAAGACTACTTTGCCTGTGAATAG